The genomic DNA TCGATCGGGCCCTGCGTGACGATGACGAACCGCGCGTCGTACGGGTCGAGGAAGCCGAACCGGGTGAACTGCGCGGTGTAGCTCGTACAGCCGCCGCACTGCCACTCCTTGTCCTCGAACCACATGTGGTTGTAGACGATGAGCTGCGACCTGCCGTCGAAGACGTCGACCAGCCGGACCGGCCCCTCCGCACCCTCCAGGGTGTAATCGGGCATCTCGACCATCGGCAGCCGGCGCCGCTGCGCGGCGATGGCGTCCAGCTCCCGGGTCGCGGCCTTCTCACGGACGCGCAGCGCGTCCAGCTCGCGCCGCCAGGTGCCGGTGTCGACGACGGGCGGCATTGCGTGGGCGGTCATGGTGCTCCTCCGGCGTTCAGGGATTGCTTATCCGTACGGTGAGACCGGCCGGCCCGGCGGAACTCATCGCTGGGCGCGATGGCACTCGGTCACGTACGGCATCTCACCCGGTCGCGCCACCGCGAGGAGCGCCCGCACCCGGTCCAGCAGCCGCTCGCGTACGGCGGGCGCCAGGGTGATCACGTAGCTGCGGGAGGCGACCATGTCGACGATCTCCGCGTCGGTCCTCGGGTGGCGCCAGCGGAAGTCCCGGCGCTCGACGGGCCCGAACGGCGCGCCGACGCGGTCGGTCTGGCGGTCCTCCGCGGGCGCCGGGGCGTACTCGCGCAGCAGCCGGCCCAGCTCCGCGACCCAGGGCACGGACTCGTCGCGGCTGTTCCACACCAGCGCGAGCCGGCCGCCGGGGCGCAGCAGCCGGGCGACCTCGGGGACGGCCCGTTCGGGATCGACCCAGTGCCACGCCTGGGCGCAGACGACGGTGTCGGCGCTCGCGTCGGGCAGGGGTATCGACTCGGCGGTGCCGGCGACGGCCCGTATGCCGGGCAGCACGCGGGCGAACTGCTCGCGCATGCCCGCGGAGGGCTCGACGGCGACGAGTTCGCGGCCGGGGGCGCGCAGGGCGCGGGTCAGCTTGCCGGTGCCGGCGCCCAGGTCGACGACGGCGCGGGCGGATTCCGGCACCAGCCAGGCGGTCGCCTCCGGCGGGTAGGGCGGACGGCCGCGCTCGTAGGCGCCGGCGGCGGCGCCGAAGGAGCCGGCCTGCCGGCTCCGCTCGCTCGGCTCCTGCTCGCGCAGCTCCTGGCGGTTCCGCTCCTGCCGGTTGCCGCCGTCGGCGTCACCGTGCTCGTTCGGTGAGGTCATCCCCGCATCGTGTCAGGCGTCCGCCGGGTGCGACCGGGCGGACAGCAGCCGGAGGGCGTCGGCGGACGCGGGGTCTTCCGGGGTGTAGACCTCCAGCCGGTGGTCCGGGCTGTCGGGCTGCAGCCAGACCTGGTAGCCGACGTCGAGCGCGCCGACGGTGGGGTGCCGCAGCCGCATCGTGCCCACGGTGCAGTCGGCGACGTCGCCCGCGGCCCACAGCTCCGCGAAGTCCGCGCTGCCCATGGCGAGTTCGCCGATCAGCTCGGCGAGGCGGGCGTCGGTGGGGTAGCGGCCCGCGGTCAGCCGCAGGTACGCGACGTGGATGCGGGCCAGCTCCGCCCAGTTGGCGTGCTGGTCCCGTGCAAGCGGGTCGAGGAAGAACATCCGCGGCACCGAAGGACGGCGGGCGGGGTCGCCGGGGGCGTCGAAGCCGACGTGCTCGGCGACGAGCGCGTGCCCGGTGCGGTTCCAGGCCAGCACGTCCCCGCGGCGGCCCAGCACGATGGCCGGCGTCGTCTCGGCCAGGGACGTCAGCAGCGCCAGCACCCGCGGGTGCGGCTCCTCGGGCGGCGGGCGGAGCAGCCGCGGCGCGACCGGGCGGCGGGCGAGGTTGTGCAGGTGGGCCGTCTCGGCCGGGTCCAGCCGCAGCACCCGGGCCAGCGCGTCGAGCACCTGCCGGGAGGCGGTGCCGGTCTGCCCCTGCTCCAGCCGCGTGTAGTACCCGGCGCTCACCCCGGCGAGCTGCGCCAGCTCCTCGCGGCGCAGGCCCGGCACCCGGCGGGCGGCGCCGTAGGTGCCGAGCCCGGCGGCGGCGGGCGTGACGCGGCCGCGGCGGGTCTTCAGATACGCCCCGAGGTTCTCCAGCTCCATGGTCCCGAGGCTACGTCGGGGCGGGCGCGGGTGCGGCGGCCCCGGGTATCCCTGCGGGGTGTACCCACGGTGCGGGGATGGCTGGCGGCCGCGCGCCGGAGCACCGTCGTGGCCATGGACGTACAGCGGACTCCTCCTCCTCCCGCCCCGGGCCCGCGGGCGTGGCTCGGCCTGCTCGTGGTGCTCGGCCCGGTGCTGCTCGTCGCGATGGACGGCTCGGTGCTGTTCCTGGCGATGACCTCGATCTCCGCGGAGCTGTCGCCGTCGGCGGACCAGGCGCTGTGGATACTCGACGGCTACGGGTTCGCGGTCGGCTCCCTGCTCGTCGCGTTCGGCGGCATCGGCGACCGGTACGGCAGGCTGCGGCTGCTGATGGCCGGGGCGGCGGTGTTCGGCGCCGCCTCGGCGGGCGCGGCGTTCGCGCCGTCCGCGGAGCTGCTGATCGCGTTCCGGGTGCTGATGGGCGTGGCCGGCGCCACGCTGCTGCCCTCCGCGCTCGCGGTGCTGAGCGAGCTGTTCGCCGACGCGCGGCGGCGCGCGCAGGCCATCGGGATCTTCGCGGCGGCCTTCGCCGCCGGCTTCGCGATCGGCCCGGTGGTGGGCGGGCAGTTGCTCGCGCACTTCTGGTGGGGCTCGGTGTTCCTGATCAACCTCCCGGTGGTCGCCCTGTTCCTGCTGCTGGCCCCGCGGCTGCTGCGCGAGGTACGCGCCGGCGGGCAGGGCTGCGTCGACGTGCCGAGTGTCGTGCTGTCCGCCGCGGGCATCCTGCTGGCCGTCTACGGGATCAAGCGCGCGGCGGCCCACGGTCCCGCGGTCGTGCCGCTGGTCGCGGCCGGCGTGGGCGTCGCCCTGCTGTGGTGGTTCGTACGCCGCCAACTGCGGCTCGCCCACCCGCTGATCGACCTCGGGCTCTTCCGCGACCGGGTGTTCGCGATCGCGGCGGTCACCGGGCTGCTGCCGCTGGCGGCGTGGTCGGCGGTGGCGTATCTGGGCGGCATCTACCTGCAGTCCGTGCGCGGGCTCGGCGTCTTCGACGCGGCCCTCGTGACGCTGCCCGGCGCGCTGGTGCTCACGGTCACCTGCGTCGTGACCCCGGCGGTTGTCGCGCGCACCGGCACCCGGGCGGCGCTGCTCACGTGCCACTTCGTCATCGCCGGCGGGCTGCTGCTGCTCCTGCCCACGGGGGTCTCGGGCGGCGCCGGCTGGTACGTCGCGGCCACCGTCGTCGCGGGGGTCGGCTACGGCATCTCGTTCAGCGTGGTCGCGGACACCGCCGTCGCCGCGGTGCCGCCGGAGCGCGCGGGTTCCGCCGGGGCGATCGCGGAGACGAGCAACGAGCTGGGCAACGCCCTCGGGATCGCGCTGCTCGGCTCGCTGGCGGCGCTGGTCTTCCGGCTGCGGGGGCCGGACCTGGCCGGGACGCTCACCGAGACGTTGCAGGCGCCGGGGGTCACGGCGGCGGCGGCCGGTCAGGCGGAGTCCGCGTTCGTCACGGGGCTGCACGCGGCCGCGCTGGTCGCGGCGCTGCTGCACGCGGCGCTCGGGGTGCTCACGCTGCGGCACCTGCCGCGCCGTCGCCGCCCCGCGCCGCCGCTGCCCGCGGCGCTTCGCTGAGCGGCGGCCGCAGGTGCGCGTACGCCCGGGCGGCGAGGGTGGTGGGCGTGGTGGTGAGCACGTCCCGCGGCTGCTCCGGGGTGAGGTCGCGGGTGCCGGCGGCCATGCCCCCGGCGGCCTCCACGGCGCGGCGCGTACGTCGTCGTCGCCGACCGCCTCCACCCGCACCGGGCGGCCCAGCGCCCCGGTCAGGATCGAGACGGTCCGGGACGCGGCGGCGGGCCCGGATCGCGGGGACGACTTGCAGCGGGCCGGGCACGAGCGCGACGAAGGCGGTGAGACGTGGCCGCCGCAGCCGCATCGCGTAGCCCGGCGCGAACGGGACGACGGCCCAGGCGGAGACCGGGAGCGCCCCCGGGAGCCCGGGCCCGTGGTCCCGCACGAGCAGATGGGGCAGCAGGGCGAGCAGCGCGGCCAGCGCGTAAGGACCGGCCGTCGCCGGGGGGACGTGCCGGGCGAGGGTGTGCACGGCGATCATGAAGACGGCGAGGATGGGGCCGTAGGCGTACCCGAGGAGGACGTAGGCGGCGGTGCATCCGGCCGCCACCGCGAACCGTGGGCCATCTGCGGCGTACGGCGAGCGCGAGCGCGGCGGTCGCGAACAGGGCGTACCCGCGGGCGTCGACGGCGACGTCCGCACGCTCCGGTCCGCCGGCGGCGTGCGTGCCGGCGAGCCCGGCCGTCGTGACGACGGCGGCCAGGGCGGCGTCGCCGAACTGCGCTCCGGTGATCCTCACGGGTGGCCAGCCTGGTGCCCGCGGGCCTGTGGCCGCGTCCTCCACGGGGAGACACCTTCGCTACTCGGGTCCGCGTACGCCCGGACGCCGGCGTACGCGCTCAGTCCCGCCCTCCCGTGCCCGGCGGGCGGCAGCGCCGGAGTTCGGGGGGTGCTTCGCCGGTGGTGAGTTCGGCGGCGATGAGGCGGCCCGCGGTGGGGGCGAGGGTGAGGGCCGCGTGCATGACGGCGACGTAGGCGGAGCGGTCCGGCGTCGCGTAGCCGATGAGCGGGCCGTGGGGCGGCATCGGCCGGCGGCCGAGGCGGTGGTCGAGCAGCCGGCACGAATCGGCGCCCCGGAAGGCGTCCTTGAGGTGGCGGAGGGCGTTCTCGGCGGTCTGGGCCAGCGCTGCCGGTGAAGAGTCGCCGGCATACGGGATCGTCATGAGGAGTTCGCCGTCGGTCACCTCGCGCACCTCGAACTCCGGTGTCGCCATGATGGTCTTGACCAGCCCCGGCGGCGCCGCGACCCGGACCCGGAAGGCCGGGGACTCCGGTACGGGCACCTCGGCGGGCAGCGCCGCGGACAGGGCGGTGACGCCAGTGCCGGCGGCGAGGACGACCGTCGTCGCGGGGTGGAATCCCGTCGCGGTACGCGCGCCGGTGACCCGGCCGGCCGCGGTCTCCAGCGCCGTCACCGCCGTGCCGAGGAGCACCGTCGCGCCGCGGACACGGGCGGCGGCGATCAGCGCGCGGGTCGTCGCCTCCGGGTCGAGACCCCCGTCGCCGGGGGTGTGGACGGCGTGCGGGGGCGGGTTGCGGAGGTGGGGCTCCAGCACCGCGATGTCGTCCCGTACGACCCGGTGCCTGCCCGGCACCGCGGGTGTGTCCCCCGCGGTCCGCTCACCGGTCCACGTCAGCGAGCCGGTCCAGCGGACCGCGTAGCCCGGCACCCCGGCTTCCAGCCGACGGTGGTCGGCGAGCACGGACCCGCGCAGGTCCTCGGCGCCGCCGGGCCAGTCGCCGGCGGTACCGCCGATCCAGGCGAAGGAGGCGCCGGTGACGCCCGCGGCCGGGGCCGCCTCCCGGTCGAGCAGCGTCACGCGCACCCCGAGGCACGCCAGGTGGTACGCCACGGAGGCACCCACGGCCCCCGCGCCGACGACAACGACACCGTTCCGC from Streptomyces sp. CMB-StM0423 includes the following:
- a CDS encoding MFS transporter, yielding MAMDVQRTPPPPAPGPRAWLGLLVVLGPVLLVAMDGSVLFLAMTSISAELSPSADQALWILDGYGFAVGSLLVAFGGIGDRYGRLRLLMAGAAVFGAASAGAAFAPSAELLIAFRVLMGVAGATLLPSALAVLSELFADARRRAQAIGIFAAAFAAGFAIGPVVGGQLLAHFWWGSVFLINLPVVALFLLLAPRLLREVRAGGQGCVDVPSVVLSAAGILLAVYGIKRAAAHGPAVVPLVAAGVGVALLWWFVRRQLRLAHPLIDLGLFRDRVFAIAAVTGLLPLAAWSAVAYLGGIYLQSVRGLGVFDAALVTLPGALVLTVTCVVTPAVVARTGTRAALLTCHFVIAGGLLLLLPTGVSGGAGWYVAATVVAGVGYGISFSVVADTAVAAVPPERAGSAGAIAETSNELGNALGIALLGSLAALVFRLRGPDLAGTLTETLQAPGVTAAAAGQAESAFVTGLHAAALVAALLHAALGVLTLRHLPRRRRPAPPLPAALR
- a CDS encoding class I SAM-dependent methyltransferase, giving the protein MTSPNEHGDADGGNRQERNRQELREQEPSERSRQAGSFGAAAGAYERGRPPYPPEATAWLVPESARAVVDLGAGTGKLTRALRAPGRELVAVEPSAGMREQFARVLPGIRAVAGTAESIPLPDASADTVVCAQAWHWVDPERAVPEVARLLRPGGRLALVWNSRDESVPWVAELGRLLREYAPAPAEDRQTDRVGAPFGPVERRDFRWRHPRTDAEIVDMVASRSYVITLAPAVRERLLDRVRALLAVARPGEMPYVTECHRAQR
- a CDS encoding FAD-dependent oxidoreductase; protein product: MAYHLACLGVRVTLLDREAAPAAGVTGASFAWIGGTAGDWPGGAEDLRGSVLADHRRLEAGVPGYAVRWTGSLTWTGERTAGDTPAVPGRHRVVRDDIAVLEPHLRNPPPHAVHTPGDGGLDPEATTRALIAAARVRGATVLLGTAVTALETAAGRVTGARTATGFHPATTVVLAAGTGVTALSAALPAEVPVPESPAFRVRVAAPPGLVKTIMATPEFEVREVTDGELLMTIPYAGDSSPAALAQTAENALRHLKDAFRGADSCRLLDHRLGRRPMPPHGPLIGYATPDRSAYVAVMHAALTLAPTAGRLIAAELTTGEAPPELRRCRPPGTGGRD
- a CDS encoding helix-turn-helix domain-containing protein translates to MELENLGAYLKTRRGRVTPAAAGLGTYGAARRVPGLRREELAQLAGVSAGYYTRLEQGQTGTASRQVLDALARVLRLDPAETAHLHNLARRPVAPRLLRPPPEEPHPRVLALLTSLAETTPAIVLGRRGDVLAWNRTGHALVAEHVGFDAPGDPARRPSVPRMFFLDPLARDQHANWAELARIHVAYLRLTAGRYPTDARLAELIGELAMGSADFAELWAAGDVADCTVGTMRLRHPTVGALDVGYQVWLQPDSPDHRLEVYTPEDPASADALRLLSARSHPADA
- a CDS encoding DUF899 domain-containing protein, which codes for MTAHAMPPVVDTGTWRRELDALRVREKAATRELDAIAAQRRRLPMVEMPDYTLEGAEGPVRLVDVFDGRSQLIVYNHMWFEDKEWQCGGCTSYTAQFTRFGFLDPYDARFVIVTQGPIDQALAYKKRVGNQMTWYSTANSPFGADVDAPKGGGFALNVFLRDGDTVYRTWHSSGRGTEQLSHTFPLVDVLPYGRQEDWQDSPEGWPQSPAYSGWLDSKDIARLYGEDA